In Dioscorea cayenensis subsp. rotundata cultivar TDr96_F1 chromosome 9, TDr96_F1_v2_PseudoChromosome.rev07_lg8_w22 25.fasta, whole genome shotgun sequence, a genomic segment contains:
- the LOC120269521 gene encoding LOW QUALITY PROTEIN: peptidyl-prolyl cis-trans isomerase CYP22 (The sequence of the model RefSeq protein was modified relative to this genomic sequence to represent the inferred CDS: deleted 1 base in 1 codon), translating into MAAANNTNVPTATSVITDWHQRPPNPKNPIVFFDVTIGTIPAGRIKMELFADITPKTAENFRQLCTGEYRKAGVPVGYKGCHFHRVIKDFMIQGGDFLKGDGSGCVSIYGSKFEDENFIAKHTGPGLLSMANSGPGTNGCQFFITCSKCDWLDNKHVVFGRVLGEGLLVVRKIENVATGPNNRPKLQCLIAECGEM; encoded by the exons ATGGCGGCAGCGAACAACACCAACGTTCCCACCGCCACAAGCGTCATCACGGATTGGCATCAGAGACCTCCAAACCCCAAGAACCCCATCGTCTTCTTCGACGTCACCATCGGCACAATTCCCGCCGGCCGCATCAAGATGGAGCTCTTCGCTGACATCACCCCCAAGACCGCTGAGAACTTTAG GCAGCTCTGCACTGGTGAATACAG AAAAGCAGGAGTACCAGTAGGTTACAAAGGATGCCATTTTCATAGAGTAATTAAAGATTTCATGATTCAAGGTGGTGATTTTTTGAAG GGTGATGGTAGTGGATGCGTTAGCATATATGGAAGTAAGTTTGAGGATGAAAATTTCATTGCAAAGCATACAGGTCCTGGCCTGCTATCTATG GCAAATAGTGGGCCTGGGACTAATGGATGCCAG TTCTTCATAACATGCTCCAAATGTGATTGGCTGGACAATAAGCATGTCGTTTTTGGG AGAGTATTGGGTGAA GGTCTTTTGGTCGTCAGGAAGATCGAGAATGTCGCGACTGGACCTAACAATCGTCCTAAACTTCAATGTCTCATAGCTGAATGTGGCGAAATGTAG